The sequence taaattatcaaattttaaaaaataaatgaattgaTTGAATAAAAGAGAGAATACATTTTCTATATAAGTGGAATACAATATCgatttatgattatgatatgattCTACTTGTCTTGAATCAGATGATTAAAATTAACGATTTGTTTtaatttgttgtttttttaaaagtttaataatcaaaatattatgttaaaaaATTAGAAGAAGGAAGACTAAAACATAGCATTGAAGATAAATATTGAAAGTAATTTCACAAAACcaataaatttatttgatgtagagaaatttttttaatataactttcaattaataaaactttaattttaggaCATAGATTAAATATTAgcaattaattttttcttagaaataaataaatagacgcaaattaaatattcaatgAATAAAGCTACAGAATGACCAAAAAAACCCTCCAAAAACcttgaaaatgtcaaaaaaattaatcattaaatgaaataaattgaggatataaataaaatttaattttaggacatgaattaaatattatcaattaattttacctataataaataaatagtcataaattaaatgctcatgaaataaaactacaaaatgacataaaaaaaaCCTAAAAAATTCTTGAAAATGACTAAAAACTAaccattaaatgaaataaattgaggataaaaataaaactttaatattaggacatgaattaattaattattaaaaattaattttacctaaaataaataaatagtcacAAATTAAATACTCATTAATTGGATAAAACtataaaatgacataaaaaacCTCAAAAAGTCTTGAAAATGACTAAAAATTACGACCATTAAATGACATAAAATGaagataaaaatgtaaattcacAACTAAAATGTCACTTTAAATAGATATAATAATAGAAAGAAAATACTGGTCGATTTCGTAGTTTTCGCCCGCTGCAGAGACTTTATAAAAAACAAAGACTTGCAATCGTAATTTAATGGTTATTTTTCCAAGAAATGATCAATTAGACTTTTTCAAAATTTCGTGGTTTtggaaataattttaattattaatttgtcATAAACAAATATTGAGAGCTAAAGATAAGAGAAGGGTAGAgctaaaaaaaactcaaaaagaaaaagaagattgAGCTAAAAAATAACAAGTTTGGAAAGATCCAAAATGGCTTATGCTGCTGTAGTTTCTCTCATGCAGATTCTAGAGAACATACTTGGTGAACAATACCAGATTCCTTGGGGCAAGCAACAGATTGAATCACTCCTCGAAAGCATGCGTTGCTTCGACGATTTTCTTGGAAGTTCTTGGAAGAAAAGAAGCCCCGATGCAGTGTGTTTGGAAAAAGAAATCAGAGATGTGGCCATAAAGCTGAAGATGCTATTGAATCCTACATATCAAGGCATTTTTTTGCGGAGAATGAAGGAAACTATCTTTGGTGGAGCAAGATCATCAGCCAAGACTTGAAGTTGGTGGTGGAGGAAATCGAATCGATTCAGCTAAAGGTGACATGTTTGGAGGACTCGTGGGCTTCTGCTGGTGATCACGATACCATGGTCGGATTCAAGCAAGATTCATTGCAACTGATGGATCGAATCCTAGGACAATCGAAGAAGCTCCAAGTCGTACCGGTGGTTGGGATGGGAGGCATTGGTAAGACTACTCTGGTTAAAAATGTTTTTCAAGACAAATCTATTTTACATCATTTTGATGTTGCTGCTTGGGTGACAGTATCCCAAAACTATAGGAAAAGGGATATCCTCTTAGGCCTTATAGAGTCCACGAGAAGGATCACATATGAAATGCCTCAAGAAAGTGATGAAGAACTATCAGAGTGTGTGTATAAATGTTTAAAAGGTAGGAGATATCTTATTGTAATGGATGGCATATGGCATACAGAGGCTTGGGAAGAGATATATAGACTGTTCCCCGATGACAATATGGGAAGTCGGGTGTTGTTGACCACTCGGCAGTCTGATGTATCTACGTATGCGAATTCTTCTTGCCACGAACATATTCTCATGAGCCCCTTGAATGAAAACAAAAGCTAGAATCTGCTTTGTTCCAAGGTTTTTGGGGACAAAAAAAGTTTCCCTGCTGAGCTTAAGGAAGTCGGGATGAAGATCGCAAGAAACTGCAAAGGAATCCCCCTTTCAATTGTTGTGATAAGTGGTCTGTTGTCCAAAGTAGCAAGAACACTTGAAGAGTGGGAATCCATTGCAAAAAATCTCAGCTCTGTTTTACTTGCAAATGATGGTCAATGGGCGGAGCTACTACATTTTAGCTACGACCATTTGTCACATCATCTGAAAGCATGTTTCCTCTATACGGGAGTTTTCCCCCTGGATTTGGAAATACCAATCTCCAAGCTCATCAAACTATGGATTGCTGAGGGATTCATCAAACAGAATAGCTCAAAAAGCTTGGAAGAGGTGGCAGAGGAGTATTTTGATGATCTGATGTCAAGAAATCTTATTTTGGTTGGAGAGAAGAGATTCCATGGAAGGATCAAAACGTGTGCGGTCCATGATCTGTTAAGGGAGTGGTGCTTGAGTAAAGCGCTAGAGCAGGAGTTTATTCACACCTTAAATGCCAACATCTACAAACGTCCAGAAATCGACAGTGATCCACAGCGCCTATTCATTCTTGAAGATTCTTCAAATAAAACTGGAGCAGAGATCCTCGGAACGAGGGGAACATTTTCGCTTGTCCGCTCTCTTCTGTCCCAGTGTTATAACCCTCACGACAAACTACGGTGCTGTAAACTTCTCAGGGTACTGGACTTGTCCAAAGTAGATTTGGGGTATTTCCCTCGTGTAATACTCGAGCTCATACATTTAAAGTACGTTTCTGTCTGTTGCAAGAAAGAACGAGAAATTTACATTCCTAAATATCTACCTGATTCTCTGAGGAATCTCCAGACCTTAATTATTGATCAGCTAGGACGATACATCAACTCATCAGTGTATCTCCCTCCAAGAATCTGGAGCATGCAACATTTAAGGCATCTCCGGTTTGGAACGTGCCACTTCCCTCATCCACGAGAGGGTGACAAGAATCCAGTTCTTGAAAACCTTCAAACGCTTTCCTACGTAAGTGCTTCAAACTGTACGGAGGAGTTCATCCAAGGAATTCAAAACGTAAAGAAACTGGGGATCCGATTTCAGGTACTGAATAAACAACTTGTAGTTGCCTCCTCTCTTAGGCATCTGGGCAAGCTGCATAAGCTTGAAACACTCAAATGCGTCGTCGAACCAAGAGCACATTATAACATTTTGGAGGACCTCATTCTGCCTCCAAATCTCAAAAAGTTGAGCTTACGTGGTACCAGAATCTCTTGGACAGATGTGTCTATAATTGGTTCGTTGCCTAATCTTGAAGTTCTGAAGCTGAAAGAGTATGCATGTGAAGGATCGGAGTGGGAACCAATAGAAGGTGAATTTTGTCGATTAAAGTGTCTACTTATTGATGGAACAGATCTGCAGCATTGGAGAGCTGGgaaagatcattttccaataCTTGAACGCCTAATCCTTTTTGACTGCCCCAAATTGGAAGAAATCCCTCTTGATTTTGTGTATTCAGATACACTTGAAAGTATAGAGTTGGATGATGCTAGCCAATCCGCTGTGACGTCGGCAAGGCGAATACAAGAAGGGCAAGAAGACGTAGGGAACGAAGTACTTAAAGTACGTATCTACGACATGTGGGAATACATCTCTCAAAAGGTAAGCAGATACTCTTGTCTGTTTGTGTGCATGAATGAAATTCATGTATGTACCTATAAGCACACAAACATTATTAGTATATATACTAATAACTTTAATTTATTCCCCTTTGAACAGAGAAAAAAGGAAATAGAACGGAGGGGGATACAAGCAGAGGAGGAAGAATATCTATATTCTTATTCTTATGATTCTTATTCTAGTTATTAAAAGAGTGCGTTTTCATTCTTTGTTTACTAAATGGCTAACGAGTCTTATGTTTGTCTTTTGGTATCGTGTGTTATGTTTGTCTTCCGGTATTTTAAAGTTATTTTTTACATTTGTCGGATATTTAACTCATCCTATTAAAATTGACATTAAATCAATGTTATCAATTTCCAATTGATAATTATTGGAATTAATACATTTGCTAAGATGGAGAGggaataaaatatgaaaaacgTTGTATCTACGTACATGGTTACCGACACGTAAGATATATGCAAAATGGGAACGTCCAAAGTgaaagatcggagcttccgacgTTATCAGACCTTCCAAAATCGAGTTCAAAGCTTCCAAAGACAGGTATTCCGAGACGTGGCATATGGAGGATTGGACTAAACGATCCTAGGTTCGGACCTACTCCTACCAACTAAGTTAATATATACTCTCACTGACTACTAGGGATCTCTTACTATACCTACATCTATCTTCAACCCGCTGAAGTTGGCCACAACTCTGAACTCGTCTTCGTAAGGTCCGATCACATTCGGAAGCTCTAATCCCCTGCTTAGGACATTCCGATCTTGCATGCATCATACATGTCAATAATAATTTAACACCTCACCACACATGGTTCGAAATCCtcatcggaaggtccgaacatgCCACTTGCCAACCTCATTTCGACAGCTCATGAGGATACGTGTCTGCtcgagttcggaagctccgaacaacgATCGGAAGGTCCAATCTTCCCCTTTGCTTCCGAACCAATTCGGATGGTTCTTAACTACTCGAGTCCCCAAGATTCCGGACCATTTTCGGACATCCAGAGATGATTTTTCACTTGGTTTTTTGGAGTGCCTATGATCCTAATTAACATTCAATGACCAAACAATCCGAAATAATTAATGTTAACAACGAAAAggagttaaaattttattttcgtgCCTACAAAAATATCGGCATATCCTTCCCCTAATTAGGGCATCCCAAAAACCTGGACAACACAAATattatatactcgaaaatagagtcatcgtcaatttacaaacctaaaactgcactggccaggactaaacacatgcaaaGCCGGCAAGACTCGATCACACAAACATTAATCCAAAACATCTTAAAACTAGCAGCACAGATACACGGGGCTCGGGGCATCGTTTGAAAGCCTCTCGACTCCCCAATCGTGCAACTTTATTCTTCCTTCGAACAAACCCCTTTAAATGCGCAAACTCTAGCAATTCATCGTCTATTTATCACGGCCATGGTAATACAGTAACCAACAAACCCAACCGCAGCTGAACAAGTGTGAAATTGCAAGCAAACATGGAACACCAAGTCAATCAAACAGAGGTTTACACTTTCACAATTCACTATCTTTCTTCTGGCAAAAGCATATGTAATACTTTGAAGTATACTTACATATTGTTAACAACATCGTGCCAAAATGAGTTTCTTGGTCAGACGTTAAAGTTTCCCTGCCTTAGTGATCGTTGGAACCCGCCGTCGTATTGGGACTGAGAAAAGAATAAAGAATGAAGCTATGATCATCGTTCAAGTGTTGGCCGGTTAGTATTATGCCATATCGGTTGTATTGCACCATATCTCGTAAatgatttgattattttgacCATGATCTAGTTTAGAAAATGTTTGAACCCTCTAAAAACAAGTGATTATAAGATTTttataaacaaataaacaaaattaatCAAATTTCACATCCTTACATTTTTTAGAACTAGTTTATGAGTACTTACCTCTCGTAGTCGTCTATCCTTTCGCGTGTGTTTAGCTCATAGGAGTTGCCATCATCCTCATACCACTCAGGTACACTGTCGTCATCAcataatgaagtttttggaatccGAATTTTAAACCACtgcaaataaaatttgaaaaaaaaaatttctcactTGAGGATCGAGCCTTACATCTGATATGTTTTCCACTGATATTTATTTTGCCGATGGTCTCCTTCCTCTTTTTTCCAACTGTCATTAAATTCTTGCCTTCTATCAAGCTCTTCTTGCTTCATTCTTTCTAATGCTTCTCTTGTTATCCTTAAATTGTATCAAATATCAGATATGCACTTTACTGAACAGAAAGTTTGAAAAATGAAACTgattaagaatttttttttatccatgacatttatttaaaaaaaaacaaattaccagtcataatctttccAACAAATTTCTTTCCACAAATAATCAGCATTATCTTCCCCATTTCTACATTTATCATACGCTTCTTCCCTCCATATTTCATGTGCTTGTCTTCTcctgtaaattatattaacttCATTCATTGGGATGTTTCAAATCATATATACTTTATATTTtctaaaggaaaaaaaaaagtttatatttatatactataattaaaataataacttATTCGACATTTTAGCTACATAAAATTTTCTAATATGAGAGAATATCAAAGTACATGCTTACCTCTGGTAGTCGGCTATGCTTTCACTTGGGTATTGCTGCTCAATCTCGTAGGAGTTGGCAAAATCATACCAAACTGGTACCCTGTTGTGATGATCATCACATAAATATATAAAGCTTTTGTTTTCAAAATATTACAAATGAAATTTGATCGAGCAGCCTACGTACATCTGATACTTTAACCACTGACGTTCGTTGTGCAGATAGGCTTCTTCCTCTTCTCTCCATCTATGATTAAATTCCTGCATTCTACAATCCTCTTCTTGTCTCATTTTTTCTCGTGCTTCTTCTCTTCTCCTTAATTTATAATTGAAGGGAAAGTTCGGAAAATGAAGT comes from Henckelia pumila isolate YLH828 chromosome 4, ASM3356847v2, whole genome shotgun sequence and encodes:
- the LOC140862178 gene encoding putative late blight resistance protein homolog R1A-10, whose translation is MAYAAVVSLMQILENILGEQYQIPWGKQQIESLLESMRCFDDFLGSSWKKRSPDAVHFFAENEGNYLWWSKIISQDLKLVVEEIESIQLKVTCLEDSWASAGDHDTMVGFKQDSLQLMDRILGQSKKLQVVPVVGMGGIGKTTLVKNVFQDKSILHHFDVAAWVTVSQNYRKRDILLGLIESTRRITYEMPQESDEELSECVYKCLKGRRYLIVMDGIWHTEAWEEIYRLFPDDNMGSRVLLTTRQSDVFGDKKSFPAELKEVGMKIARNCKGIPLSIVVISGLLSKVARTLEEWESIAKNLSSVLLANDGQWAELLHFSYDHLSHHLKACFLYTGVFPLDLEIPISKLIKLWIAEGFIKQNSSKSLEEVAEEYFDDLMSRNLILVGEKRFHGRIKTCAVHDLLREWCLSKALEQEFIHTLNANIYKRPEIDSDPQRLFILEDSSNKTGAEILGTRGTFSLVRSLLSQCYNPHDKLRCCKLLRVLDLSKVDLGYFPRVILELIHLKYVSVCCKKEREIYIPKYLPDSLRNLQTLIIDQLGRYINSSVYLPPRIWSMQHLRHLRFGTCHFPHPREGDKNPVLENLQTLSYVSASNCTEEFIQGIQNVKKLGIRFQVLNKQLVVASSLRHLGKLHKLETLKCVVEPRAHYNILEDLILPPNLKKLSLRGTRISWTDVSIIGSLPNLEVLKLKEYACEGSEWEPIEGEFCRLKCLLIDGTDLQHWRAGKDHFPILERLILFDCPKLEEIPLDFVYSDTLESIELDDASQSAVTSARRIQEGQEDVGNEVLKVRIYDMWEYISQKRKKEIERRGIQAEEEEYLYSYSYDSYSSY